GACGGTTACTCATCGGCTCTCATGCTGCCATTGGCAACTGAACCCGCCAAAACGGCGCGCCTGCGCCCGTAGCTGCGCCAACAGGTCTACCGTCAAACGACGTGACGTCCGGAGAACCGGCAGAATTCCGCGCGGCGGTTGCGGCCATGAGTGACGTGGCCGTCCGTCCGGAGATCGAGCTGGGGCCAATCCGACCCCCGCAGCGGCTGGCCCCCTTCAGTTACGCCGTCGGCGCCGAGGTCAAGCACCCCGACACCGACGTCGTCCCCGAGGAGTCCGAGGGTGACGCCTTCGGTCGCCTGATCCTGCTCCACGATCCCGAGGGATCCGAAGCGTGGGACGGCACCATGCGCCTCGTCGCCTATATTCAGGCCGACCTGGACGCCAGTGAGGCGATCGACCCCCTGCTGCCCGAGGTCGCCTGGAGTTGGCTGATCGACGCGCTGGAGTCGCGCTCCGAGCACGTGACGGCACTCGGTGGCACGGTCACCGCGACCACGTCGGTGCGCTACGGCGACATCTCGGGACCGCCGCGGGCCCATCAGCTGGAACT
The DNA window shown above is from Mycolicibacterium confluentis and carries:
- a CDS encoding DUF3000 domain-containing protein, with the protein product MSDVAVRPEIELGPIRPPQRLAPFSYAVGAEVKHPDTDVVPEESEGDAFGRLILLHDPEGSEAWDGTMRLVAYIQADLDASEAIDPLLPEVAWSWLIDALESRSEHVTALGGTVTATTSVRYGDISGPPRAHQLELRASWTATSPDLGTHVQAFCEVLEHAAGLPPVGVTNLGSRSRA